Sequence from the Amaranthus tricolor cultivar Red isolate AtriRed21 chromosome 1, ASM2621246v1, whole genome shotgun sequence genome:
AAGATTCAAAGTCAATATCAAAATGCATTCTTAAGTCCATTCAAATATTATGCTAAGAAGAGTTCGAGAaggtttaaatataaaatgctAAGGGATATCTTTGAAACCAAGAATTCCAGATATCATCCTTATCATATGTCCAAGTCAAAACCATAAGTCAAGAGAAGGTCACACTTATGCATGGGTTCCAAACAGTCAAGCTGCAAAAATAATCAACTCGAGCCAAATCCAAGGTTAAAAAGGCTATGATTTACATGGAGACGAACTTATTGAAAAGCTTAATCTTTATGATCCTTTGATTTATATGTATTATCAAAAAGAGTGTTAAAACACTACATGATGTCATGAGCATTTCAAAGGCTATCAGCTCCACTATCCTCCTCTCAAACCACCTTTCTTCCTCCCCAAGTATTTGGCTTTCTTGCATTAACGTCCAAGCCTTATCGATtcatcattaaagaaggaagacCAAGTAATGCATGATGACTTAAAGTCTCCTTGAAGTCAACACAAGTGAGGAGTTGCAAGTAAATAAGTTAATGAGGTCTTAGTTAATTGAATAAAGTTGTTTACTTTAAAAGTCTTATAGTAAGTAAATTTATGTAATGTTCTTTGTGCCTCCATGCATGTGAAAGATTTCAAGGATACAAAGTCAAAAGTCTTTTCTTTTCATAGGTCTACTTGGTTGACAAACATCTTGCTATCCAAGATAGGGAGTCAAAAGGGTGTGTTCCCTAGTGTGTCTTTTTGTCCAAGTAAGCAAGTCATGAAGAGTCATCAATGGCTAGGAAGAAAACCCAAAAATGAGTTCCTAGGCAAAATGAGAGATAAAGAGAGATTCTAAATTTTTGCATCTCATTTGTTCTTGGAGCCGGCGACATAAGAAGCGGGAGTCATAAGGTAGGTATTTGGGTTGGCCACATTGGAGGAATAAGTGTAGTATTTGTTTCATTTCCATTGTCTCAAGGAGTTATAAGGGGGTTGAAGTATAGGGTTTTGAGGTGCTTAATCTTCTAGTACCTTCCATGGTTGTTGTGTTTGTAGTGTGACAAGTATGGGGGGAAGTGGTATGATTTTCTTGGAACACTTGGTCACACTAGGGGATTAGAGGAGCCTAGGAAAGGGAGGCATAAGAAATAAACTAGGTTTGGAGACCATGTCTTaacctttatttttcattgtcaaCCTTGATTTGATCAAGGACGAGCAAAGGTTAAGCATGGGGGagtttgataagtgcaattatttgcacttatttatatcattttatactccttaatgatggtcgttgttagtaattccgtgcttattttgaagatttatgctattttactcgttttggttattcatgttgattttgagtggttttgattgttttaagcataattcatatggttttaatgatgacggagttCACCAAGAAAGATTTTAGCTCGGgtgaagatgttctacaaagaaaatgagcaaaagagtagaagagtgtttataatgcaaaagttttgaggtgaaatttgatacatgtctactcttttggccataacttttgataggaagatcgcattaatgcaaggtttgcggcattggaaactagacttcaagagctttccaacggtatattatatgtccaattctGATAAAcgagcaagaaatgacgatAGTTTGAAATTTGCAGAAACTGTCAGCCAAAAACGCCGACTTGGCTTCCTGGTCGTGGAAGTGGCCGCCGAGTCGGCTCTAGCTTTTGGATTTCCGTGCAACCTTTTCCAATTACGCtacttttgtattattttattttatctttatattaattaatttcttaaggTTTATTAAGTGGGTAATAAAAGACAATTAGGTTAAGCCTCCTTTAGGGAGCATAAGGGGGAGATTGAaaacctcttcttcttcctccttcttccTTCATCTTCCTCCATAGAACTCCATTTATAATACTTGTAAGCTTTTAATTTCTTATCTTTAATTTACTTTCTTATTAGTAGTTTaatctttctttatcaaatttgtattagtttaatctttccttgttaaattttaattgttttttcctAGAAATTGTCATTTATTAAAAGTAGTATTGTTCTTCATATTTTTGTCTCTTGAATCTTTAATTGTGTCTTTcatattttattaactttttttccttgcaaatttcattattatcatctttTATCATGCTTTGTTTCATTCTAGGGTTTGTGTTCATTGTTTCCACCATGAATAGTGAGTAGATTTATTTTCTAGGGTTAGAGTTTAAACCTATAATTCAAATATGATTTGATGATTGaatgtgtctatgaaattagaaataaaatcGTTAAATTGTGCCAATAACtctaaattaaatatgctttgttgaactagtcaatagaactagtgTCTGAGATTAGGAtcaactttgctttagggtaaattttagtttaattcttattaattcattcaataaaactagcgtgtgagaattgaattaatagggtctaaatctaatagttaatcaacagagcgagagtttgagattaacaagatcatattaaatcacataattaatccgacatttcatagacacaaacaaaagtttgatcatacaagaatttaaaGGATTCCCGACACCCTAGATCTCTTCATCATATAGTTTAAATCCATTTCATAttgcatttttagtttgttagacaaaaatcaatcaaacattttctctttgagcaatataattagtagaaaTTAGCAAGTTCCTTGTCCTagcttccttgtgttcgacccactactacacgtacaccgtgcgcttgcggttaaataaaatttgcacatcacaTACAAAAAGGTTGTGGCCTCAagtgactcaagcaagtggctAGTATCTATGAAGCCAGAGATGAAATCTCTTACAAAGAACAAGACTTGGAATATTGTTGAACCAcctaaaaacaagaaagttgtGGGGTGTAAATGGGTTTTCAAGAAGAAGGAGTGATCGACAAGCACTAGTGCTCCAATATACAAAGCAAGAGTTGTGGCAAAAGGGTTCACTTAAGTTGAGGGTGTGGATTTGCATGAGGTTTTCTCATTGGGTGTTAAGCATTCTTCCATTAGAGCTTTGTTAGCTATGGTGGCTATGGAAGACCTTGAGTTGCATCAATTGGATGTGAAGACCACTTTTCTACATGGAGAGTTGGAGGAAGAAATTTATATGAAGCAACCGAGGGTTTTGAAGTTGATGGAAAAGAAAATCATGGGTACGGCCCAGTTCCACCTTGTCATTCTTAAATTGCCATTGAAGCTTCATCGttgtttttcttctattttaagATGAAGAAcaatttttttcctcttttggagatgaagaagaaagcgcttgaagaaaataaaaaataaaagagaaagaaaaaagatgAAAGGAGTGTACCGTTTTCTGGAGCACATAAAAGGAGTTTAATAGATGAAGGGTTCTATCGTTTTAGTAAGGAAGATGAAGTCAAACTATTAGCTTCTCAAAGAagctttgttttatttttactttattttttttacttttttaccttttacttttttattttatttttttactttttacctTCTACTTTTTTATCTTTTCACCTTTTTACTTTTTACTTATTTACTCCTTCTTTACCTTTTTACTTctactactactattatttttttaaatggaaAAAGTAGTACTGATGtcctactactactactaataagAATCTTTTGTTTCCTTCTATTtgtccaataataataatattattattattatgttcacaatcttaataataataataataataataatattgattatttatattttaggcAATTTTAAGTATATTTATGCTATAtgagattttttaaaattattttgtcataTCTCCATACCTTATCCAATATTAGGACGGTGTCCACGTattctaaaatttaaaaattgtcaTACCGGATCCTAAGATCCACACCCGTATCTCATACTCgaacccgagtccaagtaacataggtttgaggtggagaacttgaagGTCTTACTTTCAAGTGagtttgatatgaaagatcttggtgaagccaagaagatagTTGGAATGGAGATAATGAGAGATAGGGCAAAAGGAATCTTGTACCTTAGTCAAAAAAGGTGCATTGAGAAGGTATTAAGAAGATTCTCCATGGATGATGCAAAGAGTGTGTCTACACCTTTAGCTTCTCATTTTAAACTATCCAATAAGGTATGTCCTCAAACAAAGCAAGAAGAAGAACAGATGGAGAGCATTCCTTACACTTGCGCAATTGGTGGCGTCATGTATGTTATGGTATGTTCTAGGCCCGACACTGCTCATGCCGTTAGCATGGTGAGCCGATACATGTTAAATccgggtaagggacattgggaaGCGTTAAGTGGTTATTAAGGTATTTAAAGGGAACTTCAAACGTTTGTCTCAAGTTTGTGAAGAATTCAAGTGGGTTAACTGGATACTGTGATTCCGATTATGGAGGTGATTTGGATGCTAGGAAATCTACTTCGGGGAATGTTTTTACAATGGGAGGAACGCTGGTGAGTTGGCAATTTTCTACTACCGAAGCGGAGTATATAGCTATTGCCAAGTCATTCAAAGAAGGAAAGTAGCTTAAGGGTTTGATTGGTGAGATGTGTCCAGAGATGAGTTTGGTGCGTGTACATTGTGATAATGAAAGTGTCATCACTTGGCAAAAAATCAAACACCTTTCACCAGAGAATCAAGCACATCGACATCAAGTACAATTTGATTcgagatgaagttgagcacaagagAGTGGGCTTAGTGAAAATAAGCATGAATGATAATCTAGCCAATATGATGACAAAGCCTTTGCCCACCAACAAGTTCACTTTATGTGTGGACTTGGTTGGTTTGGAATCTTACTTGATGTGAAGCCCCGAGGGGGCAATTACGTGGTGTGTTAGTTTGTTTGATTGATTAGTAGTGTGTCGATGGAGTATCTAGAAATAAgtgtgacttgggtgaactcaagtcaaggtaaAGATTGTTGGAGTTTGGTGTGACTTGAGAGCACCATGATGGATGTTAGTTTGTGTTTGTTGCTGCATGAATGAAATTAGAGATGTATGTGgataatgaggtaatgaagtagtGCAATGAAGAAGCCTATATTGCTGCATGCTGCTGTGTGAGACTTGCATGCTGATTCGACAAGATCAATAGCTCACTGATCTCTCTCACTCGACCAGAACTGCCTCCGCTCGACCAGGTCGAGCAAGATGCAGCGAAGCCCTCTGTTTTGTCTACGGTTTCTGTTTTGCAGTAGTATTATGTAATGGGCTTTTGCGCTAACTTTAGTACATGACTTCTAGTATAAAAAGAAGTCCCCATACTCATAATATGTATCATTCtaaccctaagccaaacacaaacCCTATTCTTTCTCTTCTATCTTCTTCTACGTGTAATACTCTCCATTGTATgagttcttgagaactccattgtaattttctataataaaaTCAAGCTAACCACCACCAAGGGCATAGCCTACATTGGGTGAAGCTCGTAAATCTCTGTGTctttgtttattacattgtttattattgtttttcatcCTAGTTCATAGAAGTGAGTTGTTTCAATGCACATAACACCCCTACTATTGTTCTTGGGTGTTGTAGGGATAAAAGTTGAATCTTTATGTCTTAGAGTGCTTCTTATTTCAGACTTGAACTAGGAACTTCTTGTACTTTATCATTAGGAACCATAGGCTTTAAAAAAGAGAGTTGTCTTGGACTGATTTTACATCAAAACGTCAATAAAAAGCCAAGAAAAAAGCTAATTGTCAAGCACTACCTATATAAATTGAAGGCTTCGCTGAAATTTGAAATAAGAAAGTCTCGTAAGGATTTGAttcatactattttattttGCACTAACCTTAcaaaatacttattattattagattttaGTGTGGACAAGAGTTTACAAATATTAGattacaaattttcaaaaaataaaaattcctcTCCTTCAACCGTAAACTCAGTATATCTCTTTTAACTATTCCTTATCCTCCCAAGAAAGCCAAGAAACAACAGTACACagcaaaataatcaaaaataaagcaTTACAATCCTTtacaatcaaaacaaaaaaaaagaaccaaTAATAGAGCAAATATCTAATTCTatgaacaaaaaagaaaattgaaaacatTAAAAGCGTAAACCTGATAATTTTGTCAAGATAATCGGTGAAAATGGTATTCCAATATGGACACATTGCTGCAGTCCCTTCAACAACGAGTATGAGTTGTTTCTCCGCCATGGAAATTCAAATTAGAGTTCAACTTAAAACAATGATTTCGCAGTAGACGAGACTGGAACTGGAGATATTTACTGAATCAATGCCCAATTTTTGGACTTACGGTTCCAGGTTTGGGGTAGTTTCAAATTATTCACTTTCTTAAGGTATCGACACGACAAATGAAATGTTTGTTTGTCTATTTATTCATGGTTTGATTATTTTACTTGCAATTGCAAATCATGCATTCGCAGTTCGTCactctttttatttaaatttaaatttaaaaatataaaaatgcccGCTCAAGGCTATCCATGTTTTCTTTAAATAGACTTTTAAagcaatttaatatattattttaattatttatatattaaaatatatatatatataaaatttataaaggttaattttataaaagtatGTGAATAGACGATTCAATACGGAAGATTCTaagcatgttcaacatgttcgacTAGATAAAGCTTTGAAAAATTGAAGGccttattatataaattatgtattatatgttaagtgtttatAAAATtcttagaaaaatatcataatttttgcggatatttcatgatataccactgagtttcttcgaaattcaccatataccacacgaaattttctaattcaccatataccattgagttttcgtccgttagcacataatatcatcaataacaactcccgttagtgtgccgtttctgataaattaataattcaccatataccatttactttttttatttgcgtcaaataccatttttttaaaaaaatatacccgttggaattatgataaacaaaagaagtgtcatacaaaccaagtagttaacattttgttcaaaaacaacttgacaATAAACAATGTTCACCAAAAAAATgacactaaacaatgctaagtaGCAGCCTTTCTCTTCCCCCTAGTGTTACCTTGCTGTAAAGAGGAAGCTGCATGTGTTGTCTTCTTTGATGATGCCTTTTTTGCCTTGTTTGTCACTGCATTGTGGCCTAGTTCTTTGCATAGGCTGCATTTGTTATTCTTATGCCTCTTTCCTTTTTTGCCTCATGAGCAGCTCTTCTCCTTTGCTTAGGTGGTCTGCCAGTATTTCTTTTCCCTTGGGTTGGTGCAATTTCTGGCACATCTAGTGAAGGCCAGTGAGTTGGATCAGCCATGGGGTGGATGTgatctccataagtgagtttGTAAGCAGCCCCCTTGTAGAAAGGTGAGACAAAGTCCCTAGGTTCAAGTCTCTAGTTGTAAATGACCCTTAGCCCATGCTTGCAAGGGATCCCTGATCCTTGCCATTTTCCACACCcacaagtcatatttccaagGGTAACAAGGAACTTGACATGGCCATCCCTCACCTCAAACTCTCCACCACCAGCTGCAGTGACATGGCAGAACCTAGAATCATCAGTCCTAGTCGCCAGCACCCCCTTAGCATGCTCTGTTAGATCATTAGGTTCCATGCTTACTACTTTATCGAACCTGGAACCCATCCTTTTCATGCACCAATTCCTAACATCTGAATTattcaaaaaaccaaaaaaaataaaatcacagtAAGcaagaacaattttttttgcatttaaatAAGCAAAACAGGGACACAAATTTACCTTCCAGTAATGTCAATACAGGCATTTCCCTGTTGGCCTTTGTTATTGAATTGAATGACTCCACGAAGTTTGTTGTGTTATGATCACAACAAACTGTCCTGTCAAACATGTGCACACTCCACTGCTCTTCTACATTTttgagatagtcatatgctgctgcatcaaaatcttttattttggaCATAGCTTTTTCAAAAACGTACTCATTGTAGGCATTTGCCGCAATCCAAAACATTTTATGAAATGTTGCCCCACTCCATCTTGCAGCCTTGCAATTTGAGTACAAATGCTGGCAGCATATTCTCCTTGTAGCTCTTGGGAACACCTCAAACAATGCTGATTCAACCCCCTAAAAAACAAGACTAAGTTAATAATAAACAGCAGCATAATCTCAATTCAAAGACAAATAAGAAACTTACCCTCATCCTGTCACTGATAAAAGTCCAGTCATCCTTCTGAGATTCATACTGAGCAAACAAGCACCTCAAGTTTCTGAAAAAATAAGTCCAGGAATCTATGCTCTCTGTGTCAACAATCCATAGGCTAACACAAAGATCTCATTATTCCCATCTATTGCAACAGTTGTGAGCATAACCCCTTTGTAATACCCACTTAAATGTGCACCATGTATTCCTATGATAGGTCTACAACCACCTAAGAATCCTTTCACTTGAGCTACAAAAGATATGAAACAGGCCTTAAATTGCAAACTGTCAGTCCATGTAACCAGAGCATAAGACCCAGGATTTGTGGACTTTATCATTTCAGCATACTTTGGAAGAGCAGGATAGGACTTAGCAAATCCACCATGTAATTGCTCCCTCGCTAAAATCTTCACTTTGTAtaaaaatctcaacttcacaTGGATCTTGTACCTTTCCATCCACAGCCTCTGCAATGAATCAACTGGGACATCTAGGTTTGCCTCTAAGTCTTGTAACAATTGTCTGCATAACCATGCTGAAGAGACCATACGATTCTCTTCCAGCCTCCCACAAGTTGCATTCTCTCCTTCTAGCttcttgaatggagaagaagaaagatggaggatcagttttttgaagaaatacattgtgtttggggaagtcaagcctaacaatggcgccTGTTGAATGtgtaagggcatactggtaatttaccacaaacggcacactgacggcagttgtcattaatggtattctttgctaacggacgtaaactcaatggtatatggtgaattagaaaatttcgtgtggtatatggtgaatttcgaagaaactcagtgttatatcatgaaatatccgtaatttttgaaattgcgcAGAGTCTCAAAGAATTTTTCAAGTTTTGCTTCGCCCCTGGtattcaaacaagattctacttacctatatttttttcttacatataagctgtaatatataaaataagtttaaacgaTGAATAGTATCAAGGATCATagtgtagcgagtatttcaaaacggaTAAAGTATTTCACTATGTCAAATTTTGATCTcgttgtaacttgtaactttGTATGATGCGGTGATCGCCCCATTTTATAGTAGCAGTGAGATGAGATTATTATTGCGATATTTTACTTGTACAGATCAATTTGGagtaatgaaaaatttttaggttgttcattttacaaacaaaactctgtcaaattttttattaatttactgcAACACGTTGGTGCTACTGGTGATTTTGAGTTCTAAATCCTCCACTAAATGCCCTTCAAACACTCTCCTaccattataaaaatttatgcttaaaatttcttcattttaaagCTTGGGAATGAGGAATTTAATATGCAAACGACAAATTGAGATAATTTCTAAACGAATCTTTgtcaattcaaaataaaaaaattcgaaACCGGGGTCAAAACGCACAAATATGCAACTCATgcatatttcattttaattttgtgttgtttttttgttatttttttaatttgttgcaatgcgataattattatttttttactttgttgttatttttttagtaaatatttgtattaattatgcAATTTTACGTTAGTTACTAGTTACTtacgttgttattattttattaaatcatATAGTAATATAGTTGGTAACTATGGTGGATGCAAGGGTTGGCAACATCTCTAGACCAAAGCTTCTTAAGGCGACCTTTGTGAGAGGGGTATTACCGGGTTAGCTCGTCGTGCTTGGTAGGAGTGAGCATGCGCTTAGAAAAAGTCGGGCCCAACAGTTTAGCACCTTAGAGCTAGTACGTACACATATGGATGACCTATAAGTACATATGGTTACTTGGGGTCAAGTGATGAAAAGGAGAGACATAGTGAGTATCAGAGTTCTATAGGTCATGGATAGCTACCCGGGGATAAAGGGGTAGATTTGTGTGCATATAGGCTGAGCATAGTACTTTTAGTGGTTTTGATGCTCGATCAgtgataggtcgttttactaccaaaaataattcctatttcacctaactagtatagttgggaaagtagggtcgaaccactgtggaaggacaaataaagtcacaaATTGAAACAAGTTCACTATTACTAACGATCAAAAGTTAGATTTAAATcgcctaaacaaaccaaatttaaatcctaaaatcaaacaaggatcatgaacttttgcatagtttcaccaaaccctagaaataaaactactcactaagcatagtaaaactaacaagagattcaacaattaaattcatggagagaatcaaattcaaatttaatggagaaacaaacattcaaagataacaatgataaacaagaacaagagattaaaattgaaactaataccttcaatataattaaaattacaatgtccaagtgttgattaacaatccccAATGGCAAGTAATATGAGAAATCCCTTCAATaccaaaccctaaaaaaaaaaacagagaaaaaaaaactgTCTCAAAAATTCccctcaaaagctatttatatcctcctTAAAAGAGATCGGAGGATATGGGAAGTTACTATCAAAAATAACTGCtggacccggccgggtatgtggaaacccggccgaGTGCGAAGCATAACTAAATCTTCAAgaccaaaaattttctaagttcaagagtaaacccggtcgggtatgtggaaacctgCCCGGGTACGTGGCAGagcattttaatcttcaatgGAAGCCTGGCCGGGTATGGtaaacccgcccgggtatgagaggctcacccggccgggtatgtggaaacccacccgggtgcgAGGGGCATCTTTTTCTTCCAAATggcatcttcaaattcttctaagtggcaagtgcaaacccggtcgggtatgtggaaacccacccgggtatgagaggcttacccggtcgggtatgtggaaacccacccgggtatgagaggcttacctggtcgggtatgtggaaacccacccgggtatgagacctggtcggcacaaaaatgaccctttgagtagcttatgaccttccaacttgcaaatctcgctccaagagtcgattcctagcataattagaactttgtacctacaaaatagataggaaacaaacactccaaccaagcataaaaaccaatagaaaattgagcaaaatacgcgagaaatgctatgaaaatacaatggggcatggtagaaaataatatataaaacacaCACATCAATCAGAAAGTCAAGTGGATGATGTAGCTCCCAGGATTAGGAAACGTAGGCAAGCAGCCAACAGGGATTGGGTAATTACTACACTCCAGGTTGCTGCCTAGCTATGTAAGGCACATAGCTAGGGCTATTTACAAGGGTAGTGGGCGTACGCCTCCGATGTGTCATACTAGGAAGAAGAAGGTAGAGGCCATCATCAGACTTGGAGACATGTCTGGTGAGTTGTATAGAGAGTTGTCTAGTACTTCTGTGGGCCAATTTCCTTGTATCATGCATCAACACATTGACTATGTTTTGATAAAAGTTTTTATTGAGAGGTGGCAACTGTATACATAACACTTTTCACTCTTTGGGGCATCTATTATATCGAAGACTGATtttaagtatttggtctggtTTAGAGTGACATCTCACCCATTTCATATCCTAGGGGAAGGTCCAAGTTCCTCATTTGATGAGCTATGTAGTAGAGCTGATTATATAagcttttaatttataacaatattataatttattaacttcCTTTTATCtaactatattttatttttgcgGTGTGTCAATGAATGGCAAAGTTGTATACTGACCATGTGTAGGACTGCCCTGTATCCTTGATATCAGCCCTCAAGAACTCTAATCGGCAGACATTTATATGGCAGAACTTAGAGAATTATTTGTCGAATGACAGCTTTATAGAGGTCTTAGCGATCTGTAGATGCTACCTTTCTCATGTTGGTGTATTATTTATGTACTGCATCATTTTTAATGTAACTATAAACATTTTATTTATTCGTATTGATAGTTTTCTTGAAaatgatataataataataataataataataataataataataataataataataataataataataataataataatgcttcaaattacaaaatactataattattaattacaaattataaaatACGATAATTACAAATGTGTTGTTTAGTCATGATAACCTATAACATATGAGTCTGTTCCACATATTTATTTTCCAATGATAATATAATGGTCTTCAAAATGTCTAGCAGAAATGTAATACCCTTGAATTTTCGACCCCCTATGCGGAACCAAAACTGCAAAAGAACGGGTGAAATTCGTGTGTTATATTAAAAGtaaaatctaaataaataaagaaaaaggaaaagggtgttgaaatatagtgtgaaaggtaattaatgaatatagtgtgaaaggtaattaatgaatttaccctaatgtgaatgcattcaatgtaattgtggatgaacttgcctataaatatggaagttcaccattgtaaaaactacaccaatgagtaaaaacatctctatcttctaacttttactcattctacttcTTCCTcatctctctaagttttaacacgttatcagcacgagctctacccttaataatcaagaaggtaatatttttaaaaacctaATTAAGCATTTTTCTTCAACAGTACCCacaaatggaccaacaatcaaatggtgCCAACATCATCGCCCAAGgtgtttctaacacatttttatattttataattgagcataattccatacccttcactacaaacccagcaaggactgatttaaatcagctccgacataataatcccaataatactaatggtccaccaataccaccaactcgtaattcacatatacgaccaactaataatccacTAGTTCCACCGACTAATATTCCACCGGTACGACCGacaaataattcatcaacacaaccaactaataatgccccaacaacaacaactgaaaataaaccctcaccaagtaataaaagaaccaaagatgatgagggagaaacaagtactgaacgttgcaagataaatttaaatggcccataaaataatttattagacaatacgtcacctttacggatgacaaggacactttatttcttttgttattgttttattttataccgcctatatggctggttaacttttttcttttttaccgCCTACatggacggttagtattatttatttcttttgttattctttaaaccacctatatggctggttaattgtttttcttttaccgcctaaatgg
This genomic interval carries:
- the LOC130807995 gene encoding uncharacterized protein LOC130807995 produces the protein MVSSAWLCRQLLQDLEANLDVPVDSLQRLWMERYKIHVKLRFLYKVKILAREQLHGGFAKSYPALPKYAEMIKSTNPGSYALVTWTDSLQFKACFISFVAQVKGFLGGCRPIIGIHGAHLSGYYKGVMLTTVAIDGNNEIFVNLRCLFAQYESQKDDWTFISDRMRGVESALFEVFPRATRRICCQHLYSNCKAARWSGATFHKMFWIAANAYNEYVFEKAMSKIKDFDAAAYDYLKNVEEQWSVHMFDRTVCCDHNTTNFVESFNSITKANREMPVLTLLEDVRNWCMKRMGSRFDKVVSMEPNDLTEHAKGVLATRTDDSRFCHVTAAGGGEFEVRDGHVKFLVTLGNMTCGCGKWQGSGIPCKHGLRGAAYKLTYGDHIHPMADPTHWPSLDVPEIAPTQGKRNTGRPPKQRRRAAHEAKKERGIRITNAAYAKN